A region of Legionella donaldsonii DNA encodes the following proteins:
- a CDS encoding COX15/CtaA family protein, with protein sequence MQLTAVRYATTIAVILALFVVMLGAYTRLTDAGLGCPDWPGCYGHMVLPKAQKALESAQNQYPYSPIETRKAWTEMAHRYAAGTLGLLILFIAVNVLWRRLQGGRLPWQLPVTLVFLVLFQAALGMWTVTLKLLPVVVMGHLLGGILIFSCLSRFRLQLSSVTPASLPQWRFWVGLAVIIVFCQIALGGWVSSNYAGISCIGFPQCNGQWWPVLHFSQGFNLFAPVGANYQGGVLDSEIRTTIQYIHRLGAVLTALYVLSLSLLLLFKTNSRSLRRITLLAILLVITQFALGVMNVIYLLPLWVAVAHNGVAAMLMATVLMMLYLIRPLPTTVEFGKKSIQRRLGDEH encoded by the coding sequence ATGCAATTGACAGCAGTACGTTATGCAACAACAATCGCAGTGATTCTAGCTTTGTTCGTTGTTATGTTGGGGGCTTATACACGCTTGACCGATGCCGGTTTAGGTTGCCCGGATTGGCCAGGTTGTTATGGTCATATGGTGCTTCCCAAGGCACAAAAAGCATTAGAGTCAGCGCAGAATCAATATCCTTACAGTCCTATTGAAACACGTAAAGCCTGGACCGAAATGGCCCATCGTTATGCCGCAGGTACTTTAGGGTTACTTATTCTCTTTATTGCGGTGAATGTTCTTTGGCGTCGTCTGCAGGGTGGACGCTTACCTTGGCAGCTACCCGTAACCTTAGTATTTTTAGTTTTATTTCAGGCAGCCTTAGGCATGTGGACGGTTACATTAAAATTGCTCCCGGTTGTTGTGATGGGACATTTATTAGGCGGGATACTCATTTTTTCCTGTTTAAGCCGGTTTCGTTTGCAATTGAGTTCAGTGACTCCTGCCAGTTTACCGCAATGGAGATTCTGGGTAGGCTTGGCGGTGATAATCGTATTTTGTCAAATTGCTTTGGGTGGTTGGGTGAGTTCTAATTATGCCGGGATTTCTTGTATTGGCTTTCCTCAGTGTAATGGACAGTGGTGGCCTGTATTACATTTTTCGCAGGGATTTAATTTGTTTGCCCCTGTAGGAGCAAATTATCAAGGTGGTGTTTTAGACAGTGAGATTAGAACAACTATCCAATATATTCATCGTTTGGGCGCTGTCCTGACCGCGTTGTATGTTTTGAGCCTGTCGTTATTATTGTTATTTAAAACCAATAGCAGATCTCTACGTCGTATTACTCTACTGGCTATTTTGCTGGTGATTACGCAGTTTGCTCTTGGTGTAATGAATGTTATCTACTTACTTCCATTGTGGGTTGCTGTTGCCCATAATGGAGTGGCAGCAATGTTGATGGCGACGGTATTGATGATGCTTTATCTTATTAGACCTCTTCCCACCACCGTAGAGTTTGGAAAGAAATCTATTCAAAGGAGACTTGGTGATGAGCATTAA
- a CDS encoding SURF1 family protein, whose product MVSLTCFNRRFTPDWRMTVLALLAILLFARLGFWQLARAEEKKQMLAAEAALASQSPTLWQPGMIEPRQYQPVSIKGRYLPDILLLDNQHYQHHFGYNVLTLFKLDSGNLILIDRGWIQGDVTRRTLPQVKTPTSPAHLTGRVYYPVGKNWVLGPSVEKKGKITIIEQLNTKLIGRFLHKSVYPFIIRLDKSEADGYVREWAVVAMPPERHYAYALQWFVIAFVVLILFVALNLKKTYEDE is encoded by the coding sequence ATGGTCAGTTTAACCTGTTTTAATCGCCGTTTCACGCCTGATTGGCGAATGACGGTTTTAGCTTTGCTAGCAATATTGCTTTTTGCCCGTCTTGGCTTTTGGCAATTGGCGCGGGCAGAAGAGAAAAAGCAAATGCTCGCTGCAGAAGCAGCGCTTGCCAGCCAAAGTCCCACGCTCTGGCAACCAGGCATGATAGAGCCGCGGCAATATCAACCAGTAAGCATAAAAGGTCGTTATCTACCGGATATCTTATTGCTGGATAATCAGCATTATCAGCACCACTTCGGTTATAATGTGCTTACTCTGTTTAAACTTGATTCTGGTAACCTTATTTTAATCGATCGGGGCTGGATTCAAGGGGATGTAACGCGACGAACCTTGCCGCAGGTCAAGACTCCTACAAGTCCTGCGCATTTGACAGGCCGTGTCTATTATCCTGTAGGGAAAAATTGGGTATTAGGGCCTTCTGTAGAAAAAAAAGGCAAAATAACCATTATTGAACAATTGAACACAAAATTAATAGGTCGATTTTTGCATAAATCAGTCTATCCGTTTATCATTCGCCTCGATAAATCAGAAGCTGATGGCTATGTGCGAGAATGGGCGGTGGTAGCAATGCCTCCTGAACGACATTATGCCTATGCTCTGCAATGGTTTGTCATTGCCTTTGTTGTTTTAATTTTATTTGTTGCCTTAAATTTGAAGAAAACCTATGAAGATGAATAA
- a CDS encoding twin transmembrane helix small protein, producing MFTKAIILIVMLIILVALGSGLVFLVRDEGKTKRTVKALTWRIALSLLLFLFLFLAFSMGWIQPHAI from the coding sequence ATGTTCACCAAAGCTATCATCCTTATTGTCATGCTGATTATTTTAGTCGCTTTAGGCAGCGGGCTCGTTTTTTTAGTGCGTGATGAGGGTAAAACAAAACGAACTGTCAAAGCGTTAACCTGGCGTATTGCTTTATCATTACTGTTATTCTTATTTCTCTTTCTGGCGTTTAGTATGGGTTGGATTCAACCTCATGCCATTTAA
- a CDS encoding glutathione S-transferase N-terminal domain-containing protein, giving the protein MYTLYSAGTPNGIKPTIMLEELKVPYDIKRINISEGEQFKPEFLKISPNNKIPVIYDQENDFYLFESVAILEYLADKHQQFLPKDLKHRFNVLKWCYFQVGHIGPMFGQYGHFHRYAPEQVPYAKKRYADEVLRLMAVMDKELVQHAYISGTEYTIADMAIWPWLYCYETFYQATIDAKQFPHLMQWYQMIAQRPQVKAALAAYKD; this is encoded by the coding sequence ATGTACACACTGTACTCAGCGGGCACCCCTAATGGAATAAAACCAACCATTATGCTTGAAGAGTTAAAGGTCCCCTATGACATCAAGCGAATCAATATCAGCGAAGGTGAACAGTTCAAACCTGAATTTTTGAAAATCTCCCCTAATAATAAAATCCCGGTGATCTACGATCAAGAAAACGATTTTTATTTATTTGAGAGCGTCGCCATTCTTGAATATCTGGCAGATAAACATCAACAATTTTTGCCTAAAGATCTTAAACATCGATTTAATGTACTCAAATGGTGTTATTTCCAGGTAGGACATATAGGGCCTATGTTTGGTCAATATGGCCATTTTCACCGTTATGCACCAGAACAGGTGCCCTATGCTAAAAAGCGTTATGCTGATGAGGTTTTACGTTTAATGGCCGTCATGGATAAGGAATTAGTACAACATGCTTATATTAGTGGTACTGAATATACTATCGCTGATATGGCTATCTGGCCCTGGCTTTATTGCTATGAGACCTTCTATCAAGCAACCATTGATGCCAAACAATTCCCTCATTTAATGCAATGGTATCAAATGATTGCACAACGCCCACAGGTCAAGGCAGCGCTAGCAGCCTATAAAGACTAA
- a CDS encoding LexA family protein yields MAQGGKRAGAGRPKGSNIWGEPTKAVRIPLSRINGVRQFLEAGNASCALPLYSSTVRAGFPSPADDHIDSFLDLNSHLIKHPAATFFVIASGDSMQNAGIQSGDLLIVDKSLEATHGKIVIAAIDGELTVKRLSRLANRIQLLPENEGYPAIDITNEQELVIWGVVTHVIHQAG; encoded by the coding sequence ATGGCACAGGGCGGTAAGCGGGCGGGAGCCGGGCGACCCAAAGGTTCCAATATTTGGGGTGAACCCACAAAAGCGGTACGTATTCCTCTTTCACGGATCAATGGCGTTAGACAATTTCTTGAAGCCGGTAATGCAAGCTGCGCCCTGCCTCTTTATTCAAGCACTGTGCGAGCAGGCTTCCCCTCTCCGGCAGATGACCACATTGACTCTTTTCTCGATTTAAACAGTCATTTGATTAAACATCCAGCGGCAACTTTTTTTGTCATTGCGTCAGGAGATTCGATGCAAAATGCCGGTATTCAATCCGGTGATTTGTTGATCGTTGATAAAAGTTTGGAAGCAACTCATGGAAAAATTGTGATTGCTGCTATTGACGGGGAGTTAACCGTTAAACGGCTTTCACGTCTGGCTAATCGAATCCAGTTGCTACCTGAAAATGAGGGCTATCCAGCGATTGATATCACTAACGAGCAAGAGCTTGTCATCTGGGGTGTAGTGACTCACGTTATACACCAAGCAGGTTAA
- a CDS encoding Y-family DNA polymerase — protein MYALIDCNNFYASCERLFRPDLHNKPIVILSNNDGAIISRSNEAKALGIKMGEPYFKVKGFCKQHKVHVFSSNYTLYRDLSQRVMSVIEEFWQDMEIYSIDEAFLDLSTMPSSLHDNFCITLQKRILQYTGIPTSIGIGSTKTLAKIANHLCKTELKIAVFNISRPQDWLKKINVGEVWGIGRQWQKKLIQRGIHTAYDLASTNVHLLRKQYNVILMRTAMELQGISCLSLEEVEPRHSILSSRSFGSMQTDFQHLAQAISSHCAIACEKLRRQHLLVKSLSIFVKTNRFRADLAQYHQSITIKLEMPTDDLRLITHYGKEGLRQIYKAGFQYKKVGICLEELISKAHLQLDIFHQPQKKFEKTEQIMTVLEAINHKYGRHSIKLAAEGYSKTWAMKSELRSPAYTTRWSDLAKVKS, from the coding sequence ATGTATGCTCTGATTGACTGTAATAATTTTTATGCCTCCTGCGAGCGTCTCTTCAGGCCCGACTTGCATAACAAACCTATCGTTATTCTCTCCAATAACGATGGGGCAATTATCTCACGTTCGAACGAAGCCAAAGCGTTAGGAATCAAAATGGGAGAACCTTACTTTAAAGTCAAAGGATTTTGTAAACAGCATAAAGTTCATGTTTTTTCCTCCAATTACACGCTCTATAGAGATCTGTCACAACGAGTCATGTCTGTCATTGAAGAATTTTGGCAAGATATGGAAATTTACTCTATTGATGAAGCATTTTTAGATTTAAGCACGATGCCATCTTCTCTCCATGATAACTTCTGCATCACCCTTCAAAAACGCATTTTGCAATACACCGGAATTCCTACTTCTATAGGTATCGGTAGTACAAAAACGCTAGCAAAAATAGCCAATCATCTTTGTAAGACAGAACTCAAAATTGCAGTTTTTAATATCAGCAGACCACAAGATTGGCTTAAGAAAATTAATGTTGGGGAAGTTTGGGGCATTGGGCGACAATGGCAGAAAAAGCTAATACAGCGAGGGATTCATACTGCCTATGACCTGGCGAGTACAAATGTCCATTTGCTCAGAAAACAATACAATGTCATCCTGATGCGAACCGCAATGGAATTGCAGGGAATTTCTTGTTTAAGCCTGGAAGAAGTTGAACCCAGGCACTCTATTCTTTCTTCACGTTCCTTTGGCAGCATGCAAACTGACTTCCAGCATCTTGCTCAAGCAATTAGCAGCCATTGCGCCATTGCCTGTGAGAAATTACGCCGACAGCATTTGCTAGTGAAATCGCTATCCATCTTTGTAAAAACAAACCGTTTTCGTGCCGATTTAGCCCAATATCATCAATCTATCACTATAAAACTGGAGATGCCAACGGATGATTTACGCTTAATTACCCATTATGGTAAAGAAGGGTTACGTCAAATATACAAAGCGGGTTTTCAATATAAAAAAGTGGGCATTTGCTTAGAGGAACTCATAAGCAAAGCGCATCTGCAACTGGATATTTTCCACCAGCCGCAAAAGAAATTCGAAAAAACAGAGCAAATTATGACGGTACTTGAGGCGATTAATCACAAATACGGTCGCCATTCTATTAAACTGGCTGCAGAAGGTTATTCAAAAACGTGGGCTATGAAATCGGAATTAAGATCACCAGCCTACACAACCCGTTGGTCTGACTTAGCCAAGGTTAAAAGCTAA
- a CDS encoding DUF692 domain-containing protein, producing the protein MNSILKEPQKMPYLGFGLGLRPEHYEEILQQKPSLDWLEIITENYLIPGGKPLYYLDKIRQDYPLVMHGVSLSLGSTDPLDKTYLKEVKLLAERIEPVWISDHLCWTGIHGLNMHDLLPLPYTEEAINHLASRIIEIQDYLGRQILIENVSSYLTFLQSDLTEWEFITEISNRADCYILCDVNNIYVSSVNHHFNALEYINGIPPRRVAQIHLAGHSDHGDYIIDTHDAPIVKPVWDLYAKAIERLGPVSTMIERDDNIPPLSDLLVELNQARNIANNLSIKELAI; encoded by the coding sequence ATGAATTCTATTCTCAAAGAGCCGCAAAAAATGCCCTACCTCGGGTTTGGTTTAGGGTTACGTCCTGAGCATTATGAAGAAATACTACAACAAAAACCGTCTCTGGATTGGCTTGAGATCATTACTGAGAACTATTTAATACCCGGCGGTAAGCCACTCTATTATTTGGATAAAATTCGCCAGGATTACCCTCTTGTGATGCATGGCGTATCATTATCTCTTGGCAGCACCGATCCGCTCGATAAAACTTATCTCAAAGAAGTAAAATTACTGGCTGAACGTATTGAACCGGTTTGGATTTCCGATCATTTATGCTGGACAGGCATTCATGGGCTAAACATGCACGATTTATTACCCCTGCCCTATACTGAGGAAGCCATTAATCACCTTGCTTCTCGCATTATTGAAATACAAGATTATTTAGGTCGGCAAATTCTTATTGAGAATGTTTCCAGCTACCTCACCTTTCTCCAATCAGACCTCACGGAATGGGAATTCATTACAGAAATTTCCAATCGCGCCGATTGTTATATTTTATGTGATGTCAATAACATCTATGTCAGTTCAGTCAATCACCATTTTAATGCCCTTGAGTACATTAATGGCATACCACCCCGACGCGTAGCCCAGATTCATCTTGCCGGCCATTCCGACCATGGTGATTACATTATTGATACTCATGATGCCCCAATAGTCAAACCTGTGTGGGATTTATATGCCAAGGCTATTGAACGTTTGGGACCGGTTTCAACGATGATAGAGCGGGATGACAATATTCCTCCCCTGTCGGATTTATTAGTTGAATTAAATCAAGCTAGAAACATTGCAAACAACCTTTCCATCAAAGAGTTAGCAATATGA
- a CDS encoding DNA-binding domain-containing protein: protein MTDLHHLQDSLQNYLLKNPSDIQTAIVTSNKVPAAKRLAIYGEAYRLRLLEALATNYPILKHHLGDDAFQKIGENYIHSHPSCYRSIRWFGDKFAEYLAGDNNTNYPYLAELAQFEWHMALAFDAADTRLIRIEDMATLPPESWPTMQFLTHPSLHRLNFFWNVVSLWQALANEQPFTEKELVMNSNPLPWVVWRNEYTIRFYSLAEDEAWALDALIQGLSFGELCAGLCEWVEEQEVGMRAASLLKGWIQSGLLAEIKLN, encoded by the coding sequence ATGACTGATTTACATCACTTACAAGATAGCTTACAAAACTACTTACTCAAGAACCCAAGCGATATTCAAACAGCCATTGTAACCAGCAATAAAGTACCTGCAGCTAAGCGTCTGGCTATTTATGGAGAGGCTTATCGTCTCCGCCTTCTTGAAGCATTGGCTACTAATTACCCTATTCTCAAACACCACCTGGGTGACGATGCCTTCCAGAAAATAGGCGAGAACTATATCCATAGTCACCCCTCCTGTTATCGTTCAATTCGTTGGTTTGGTGATAAATTTGCTGAGTATTTAGCAGGTGACAACAATACTAATTATCCTTATCTAGCCGAACTTGCCCAATTTGAATGGCATATGGCACTAGCCTTTGATGCCGCGGATACCAGGCTAATCCGTATTGAAGACATGGCTACCCTACCGCCAGAATCTTGGCCTACTATGCAGTTTCTTACTCATCCATCGCTACACCGCCTCAATTTTTTCTGGAATGTTGTCTCGCTCTGGCAAGCTCTGGCAAATGAACAACCCTTCACTGAGAAAGAGCTGGTAATGAATAGTAACCCATTGCCATGGGTTGTTTGGCGTAATGAGTATACCATTCGGTTTTATTCCTTAGCCGAGGACGAAGCCTGGGCTCTTGATGCCCTAATCCAAGGACTGAGTTTCGGTGAATTATGTGCAGGGCTCTGTGAATGGGTAGAGGAACAAGAGGTAGGCATGCGAGCTGCCTCATTATTAAAAGGTTGGATACAATCAGGTTTATTGGCAGAAATAAAACTCAATTAA